The candidate division KSB1 bacterium region AGAGCAATCTAATAGTGGTGGTATCAAAGGGTAAAAACCATAAATGGTTTTAATATTTGGTGCAGCCGCTAAAGCTGCGGGTGACATTGGAATATGGCGGGGAGATTTTGGTCCCCTTTGAGGGGGCCAAGATCCCCAACCTGGTTGGGTGAATGGATCATGGGAATCAATGAACAGGAATTATTCCTGCTTCTCGGCTAATTTACAGGGCACACATTTTTGTGTGTGGGGAACGGCCTCGAGTCGTTCTTTTGGGATCTCCTTTCCGCATGAGATACAAATGCCATACGTCCCATTCTCGATGCGTTGCAAAGCTTCTTCGATGTACATGAGGAACTTATTTTCTCGTGAAGCATGATAGAACCGTTTTTCCCGCTCCTGCTCATCGGTGCCATGATCGGCCATGTGGGTTGAATAGGTGGTGTCTTCGCCAAATTTCTCTTCGGAACTATTTTCTGTAACATCTTTGATATAGCCTAACTCTTCGAGAATTTCCCGCTGCTTCTCTTCGAGAAGCTGTTTAAAGTAGGCCAGATCTTCTTTTGTCATCTTCCACCCTCTCAAATAAGAATCGAGGTGCCCCGAACAGGTATCCCATTCCACTTTTGTTCCCAAAAAGCGCCCTAAATATAATACATAAAAACTCAATTGTCAAGCACTTTTTCCTCTAGGTCTCTAAATATTGAGACCTGGCAAATTGGAGACACCAAATGTTGTTAGTAGGTCTTTCATGAACTGCGCAACCACTCATGCCACTCAAGCAATATGCCCTCTAAATCAATAGCCGTCCACGGCATTCATGGTTCTGATACCAAAATAGCCCCAATCAAAACCACTTACCGAATGCTAAACCATTTCGAAATGAGTTTTGGATAAGTAGCGAAATCATGTGTTCGCAAAAATATTAGCGCTGCAAAATTGTTTTTCGGATGGCTGTCCAATTTTCAAACTTTAATTGTATAAAATATATCCCAGTGGTCGTCCTAGAGGCCGTCCAGTCCAAGCGGTGACTTCCAGCGGGGAGGGTTTTGTCCAAAAGGATCGCAACCTCCTGACCCAATAAATTTAGCACTCGCAGTCTCACCTGACCAGCGCTCGGCAGATCGAAGCGGATAGTCGTGGTCTCGTTAAATGGATTTGGACAGGTGGGATAAAGAACGAAACCTTTTGGTAGGGGACGGGACGTATCGATGCCAGAAGGTAATTCAGTCACATAAGTGCTATAAACCCCATTGCCATGGGTACCGACCACAACGTAACCGTCTGATCCTCGAACATCAATCATGTCAATGACCACATTGCCGATAGATGTAGCGCCCTCTGAAACCCAAATGGTGTTCATGCCATCCAATCGAATCGTTGAGAATAAACCGATGCTGGTTCCCGCAAAAATCACCGGTGTGTTCTTGACGTAGAGAATGCTGAGCCAGCGAACCGATGGTCCACTGCCAGTGCCATCTGGGAATTGTTCCAGATTTCCTGCTATTGGGAGCCAATGACCGCCACCGTCATCCGAAGCATAAATGCTGATGACACCGTAGTTGGGGAATGCCACTAAAAGCTTATCGGGGTTTATTGGATCGACCGCAATGCAGCTAATCAACGGGCTATAAGGATAGTAGGGGAAATTGCTCCCAGTGATTTCCACTGGATTGGGTTGGCCCATGTGGGGATCGTCCAATTTAAATAGTTTTGCCCCATTGGACCAGCCGAAAGTCGCATAGTAAAGCCGCCTCGGCAGGGCAGGGGACATACCCAAGGCTGTTATGGCATCGCCAGCGATATGTTGCAACCTTTCCCAATTGACATCTGTCGGCGTCGGCGGGAATTTGTGAGGGATCTGTGTTAAATCAGAGTTGCGCCAGAGCTGGTTTTGCCAGGGAAGATACATGATTCGGGAATCATGGGCATCGAGCAGAAAAGGCGGCAACCAAAGGGTCCCAGAGGTAAGGGCGGAAGGAGTGATATTGGTCCAACGAAGCGAGCCCGTTGCAAAATCGAACCGCCATACTGCAAAGCTGCCAGCTTGTGTGCCATACCAATAATTGCCTCCATCGCTTATCGCGGTAAAACCACCATCCATGGCGCCGCCAAAAATGAAATCCCAGGGATGTCGGGAATCAGCCGTTGTTGTGAAAAGAAAGGCATTGTCCTGAGTGCCGCCCAAGATCACTTCGCTATGGGAGGTGGTATGATCAATGGCTACGGAATAAAACTGGGTGGTGAGATATCCATTGTTGAGAGATTGCCAGGCGATGTGATGTTCCCCAGTTTTGGGATCATAACTGGGTTCGGCCAGGTTATCGTTGGTCTTGAATAAGCCGCCATCATTGCCGACAATCATCGCTT contains the following coding sequences:
- a CDS encoding TraR/DksA C4-type zinc finger protein, giving the protein MTKEDLAYFKQLLEEKQREILEELGYIKDVTENSSEEKFGEDTTYSTHMADHGTDEQEREKRFYHASRENKFLMYIEEALQRIENGTYGICISCGKEIPKERLEAVPHTQKCVPCKLAEKQE
- a CDS encoding T9SS type A sorting domain-containing protein — protein: MKRSIIILAGIILLLLANIRIRHLSIPSRSFKPSGPLLANQAAEGTAEDAMGRLRHEWLRLRDPLINQIPRNIGIEQLRFAKKLIEETQGYPSISTNWVTRGPWNIGGRTRALAIDLTNENVIIAGGVSGGIWKSTDGGQTWRKTTAPDQLHSVSCIAQNCTTGKEHIWYFGTGEYYPTGGTAAYPNLSDAFFRGDGIFKSIDSGEHWYPLQSTISNTPENPDPFDYISGLVTFPPDGIFAATSNGLFKSNDGGESWQRVLYFGENYRSTEIAMTPKGICFATIGGIGPDNGVYRSEDGNTWHRISPPDWPDTTRRIAIGIAPSNENIAYFFCAVTGLRTQLWKYEHNSGWTNLTSNLPYGGELTTYGGHMMIVRVKPDDENVLFLGTVGLYRSRDGGKSFEVIGAYGDFHVDQHAIVFLPSNPKAMIVGNDGGLFKTNDNLAEPSYDPKTGEHHIAWQSLNNGYLTTQFYSVAIDHTTSHSEVILGGTQDNAFLFTTTADSRHPWDFIFGGAMDGGFTAISDGGNYWYGTQAGSFAVWRFDFATGSLRWTNITPSALTSGTLWLPPFLLDAHDSRIMYLPWQNQLWRNSDLTQIPHKFPPTPTDVNWERLQHIAGDAITALGMSPALPRRLYYATFGWSNGAKLFKLDDPHMGQPNPVEITGSNFPYYPYSPLISCIAVDPINPDKLLVAFPNYGVISIYASDDGGGHWLPIAGNLEQFPDGTGSGPSVRWLSILYVKNTPVIFAGTSIGLFSTIRLDGMNTIWVSEGATSIGNVVIDMIDVRGSDGYVVVGTHGNGVYSTYVTELPSGIDTSRPLPKGFVLYPTCPNPFNETTTIRFDLPSAGQVRLRVLNLLGQEVAILLDKTLPAGSHRLDWTASRTTTGIYFIQLKFENWTAIRKTILQR